One Solibacillus sp. R5-41 DNA segment encodes these proteins:
- a CDS encoding response regulator, with product MAKNIEVLIVEDDVRIAQIHEKFLEQLEGFQTIGMSHTIEEAKIWLDTLKPDLILLDIYFPDKLGTELIDYIKQTNIETDIILITAAAEVDIVKKAYASGVIDFLLKPLTMQRFRECLQKYKEKKDILNSSDRLKANEIHRLWNNMTFTEESREHSPKGIDPVTKNGVINFLNTCGGGVTAEKLGRELGISRTTARRYLEYLMVEKIIYVEHIYGTVGRPERRYFIK from the coding sequence ATGGCGAAAAATATTGAAGTGTTAATCGTTGAAGATGATGTGCGAATTGCTCAAATTCACGAAAAATTTTTAGAGCAGCTTGAAGGATTTCAAACGATTGGGATGTCACATACAATTGAAGAAGCGAAAATTTGGTTAGATACATTGAAGCCGGATTTAATATTATTGGATATATATTTTCCAGATAAATTAGGTACGGAGCTAATTGATTATATTAAACAAACGAATATTGAAACAGATATTATATTAATTACAGCTGCTGCCGAAGTTGATATTGTTAAGAAAGCATATGCCAGTGGGGTAATTGATTTTTTATTAAAACCTTTAACAATGCAACGATTTAGGGAGTGTTTGCAAAAGTACAAGGAAAAAAAGGATATATTAAACTCTTCGGATAGGTTAAAAGCGAATGAAATCCATCGCTTATGGAATAACATGACTTTTACAGAGGAATCGAGAGAACACAGTCCTAAAGGGATTGATCCGGTGACGAAAAATGGAGTAATTAACTTCCTAAATACTTGTGGTGGTGGAGTTACAGCTGAAAAATTAGGACGAGAACTTGGTATTAGTCGTACAACCGCGCGTCGCTATTTAGAGTATCTAATGGTAGAAAAAATAATATATGTAGAGCATATATACGGTACTGTTGGTAGACCCGAAAGGCGATATTTTATCAAGTAA
- a CDS encoding sensor histidine kinase, whose product MKRRSLNFQFFKYNIFLVVTVSFIILISTYFIMGEIVEYEIGERALSVAKVSSKHPEIITGLKKNETTEALQQLALQIQESVGAEYVVLGDENGIRYAHPVNERIGEQMVGDDNDKALIEGEAYISIAEGTLGKALRGKAPIKDEDGKIIGVVSVGFLYEDIFSMNINYGRYLIVLFIITLLLSILISTYLSNKIKKQLLNFEPQEIVKILTERNAILESIREGIIMVDTEGTITLSNQSASAILNNEKSVVGNNIYSVIPNTRLIKVMESGHEQLNRMMTINGVKTLVNRVPIINEGKVIGAVSSFRPFEEIDLVANELSQVKQYIESLRAQTHEYNNFLYTISGLLQLKEYDEALNLIHSERLGNHALISFINVHIKDTFISGLMIGFYNRAKELKVTLILDEDSYCGKLGQYFEKHLLISILGNLVMNAFEAVEHLDEEERIVRIYIYEYEKEVICEIEDSGNGIDQQLLNNLFKLKQSTKDKETRGYGLYIVNENLKRLNGSIAIENGELGGALFIVSIPKEG is encoded by the coding sequence TTAGTCGTAACGGTATCATTTATTATTCTTATTTCCACTTATTTTATAATGGGGGAAATTGTAGAGTACGAAATTGGAGAACGAGCTCTAAGTGTTGCTAAAGTATCATCTAAACATCCAGAAATCATAACAGGATTAAAGAAGAACGAGACAACGGAAGCGTTACAACAATTAGCTTTACAAATTCAAGAAAGTGTCGGAGCCGAATATGTTGTACTTGGAGATGAAAATGGAATACGTTATGCTCACCCAGTGAACGAGCGGATTGGTGAACAAATGGTTGGAGATGACAACGATAAGGCGTTAATCGAGGGTGAGGCATATATTTCGATTGCCGAGGGTACTTTAGGAAAGGCCTTACGTGGAAAAGCGCCCATAAAAGATGAAGATGGAAAAATAATCGGTGTAGTTTCTGTTGGTTTTTTATATGAGGACATTTTTTCCATGAATATTAATTATGGACGCTATTTAATCGTTTTATTTATTATTACCTTATTACTCTCAATCCTTATTTCTACATATTTATCCAATAAAATAAAGAAACAGCTTTTAAACTTTGAACCACAAGAAATCGTAAAAATATTGACTGAGCGAAATGCTATTTTGGAGTCGATTCGTGAGGGCATTATTATGGTAGATACAGAGGGAACGATCACTTTAAGCAATCAGTCTGCGAGCGCCATATTAAATAATGAAAAATCGGTAGTAGGTAACAATATTTATTCGGTCATCCCGAATACGCGATTAATAAAAGTGATGGAATCAGGGCATGAACAATTAAATCGAATGATGACAATTAATGGAGTGAAAACTTTAGTTAACCGAGTACCAATTATCAATGAAGGGAAAGTCATCGGTGCTGTTTCGAGTTTCAGACCGTTTGAGGAAATTGATTTAGTTGCAAATGAATTATCTCAAGTGAAGCAATATATCGAATCATTACGCGCCCAAACACATGAGTATAATAACTTTCTTTATACGATTTCAGGTTTGCTTCAGCTAAAGGAATACGATGAAGCGTTAAATTTAATACATTCAGAGCGTCTAGGTAATCATGCGTTAATTTCCTTTATCAATGTACATATTAAAGATACTTTTATAAGCGGTTTAATGATTGGATTTTATAATCGGGCAAAAGAGCTAAAGGTGACACTCATTTTAGATGAGGATAGTTATTGTGGAAAATTAGGTCAATATTTTGAAAAACATTTATTAATTTCAATTTTAGGGAATTTAGTAATGAATGCATTTGAGGCAGTCGAACATTTAGATGAAGAAGAGCGAATTGTTCGTATTTACATTTATGAATATGAAAAAGAAGTCATTTGTGAAATAGAAGATTCCGGAAACGGTATCGATCAACAGCTACTAAATAATCTATTTAAATTGAAGCAATCAACAAAGGATAAAGAAACGCGGGGATATGGTTTATATATCGTAAATGAGAATTTAAAAAGATTGAATGGTTCTATCGCTATTGAAAACGGAGAATTAGGGGGAGCACTATTTATTGTTTCTATTCCTAAAGAGGGGTAA